In a single window of the Dysgonomonas mossii genome:
- a CDS encoding DUF6913 domain-containing protein, translating to MFDFLVKWKINSAFRDNKRKHAFRNLESMKSVLILFSYNDWSAIDAISKDLAANGKKVVLWTYQSTKKAPGNTIFPANVRIIHPQEMSFLQILAPSVLNEFKALEYDTLIDLTTTESKVYEYLLSNNSSEFSIGIAKPDQPYYDFLVLKTDEMNLQETYQQIKNYLSKVL from the coding sequence ATGTTTGATTTTTTAGTAAAATGGAAAATAAATTCTGCTTTCCGAGATAATAAAAGAAAACATGCTTTCCGAAATTTAGAGAGCATGAAAAGTGTACTTATTCTGTTCTCATATAACGATTGGTCGGCTATAGATGCTATATCAAAAGATTTAGCAGCAAATGGTAAAAAAGTTGTCTTGTGGACGTATCAATCTACAAAGAAGGCTCCGGGGAATACAATATTTCCGGCGAATGTGAGAATTATTCATCCTCAGGAAATGTCTTTCCTTCAGATACTTGCTCCATCCGTCTTGAATGAGTTCAAGGCATTGGAATATGATACGCTTATTGACTTGACTACTACTGAAAGTAAGGTTTATGAATATCTGCTGTCCAATAATTCTTCTGAATTTAGTATCGGTATTGCAAAGCCGGATCAGCCTTACTATGACTTTCTGGTGCTCAAAACTGATGAAATGAATCTACAGGAAACTTATCAGCAAATAAAAAATTACCTGAGCAAAGTGCTATAG
- the dapA gene encoding 4-hydroxy-tetrahydrodipicolinate synthase, with protein sequence MSRINLRGMGVALITPFKEDESVDYDALLRLVDYQLQNGTDYLVVLGTTAETPTLTEGEKKQIVELVVNKVNGQIPIIIGEGGNNTRAIVDKLKKNDYVGIDGILSVVPYYNKPSQEGIYQHYKAISEASSLPIIAYNVPGRTGVNMTADTTLRIANEFRNIVAVKEASGNMTQMDDIIKRKPEHFDVISGDDGVTFPLITLGAVGVISVIGNAFPREFSRMTRLALEGDYASALTIHHSFNELFNLLFVDGNPAGVKCMLNMMGYIQNKLRLPLVPTRITTYEQIRNVLLELNIKC encoded by the coding sequence ATGTCCAGGATAAATCTGAGAGGAATGGGAGTTGCTTTAATTACTCCTTTTAAAGAAGATGAGAGTGTCGATTATGATGCCCTGCTTCGGCTTGTTGATTATCAGTTGCAAAATGGAACTGATTATCTGGTTGTACTTGGTACAACAGCAGAAACCCCAACATTGACTGAAGGAGAAAAAAAACAGATTGTCGAATTGGTGGTAAATAAAGTCAACGGTCAAATTCCTATTATTATAGGAGAAGGTGGAAATAATACACGTGCCATTGTCGATAAGTTAAAGAAAAATGATTACGTCGGCATAGACGGTATTCTTTCGGTAGTTCCTTACTATAACAAACCATCACAGGAAGGTATATATCAGCATTATAAAGCTATCTCGGAAGCATCTTCCCTGCCTATTATAGCTTATAATGTTCCGGGGCGGACAGGTGTTAATATGACGGCTGATACAACGTTGCGTATTGCTAATGAGTTCAGAAATATTGTTGCGGTAAAAGAAGCCTCCGGAAATATGACTCAGATGGATGATATCATAAAGCGTAAGCCCGAACATTTTGATGTGATATCAGGTGATGATGGGGTTACCTTTCCTTTGATAACCCTCGGCGCTGTTGGTGTCATATCAGTTATTGGCAATGCATTCCCTCGCGAATTTAGTCGTATGACTCGTTTGGCACTTGAAGGTGATTATGCCAGTGCTTTGACTATACATCATAGTTTCAACGAGCTATTCAACCTTCTTTTCGTGGATGGAAATCCGGCAGGAGTAAAATGTATGCTCAATATGATGGGTTATATTCAAAATAAACTTCGTCTGCCTTTAGTTCCTACACGTATAACTACCTATGAGCAAATAAGAAACGTATTGCTCGAGCTCAATATTAAATGTTAG
- a CDS encoding DeoR/GlpR family DNA-binding transcription regulator gives MGNIAKRHKYILEQLKEDGYVKVLDLSEKLGVSEVTIRKDLKFLESKKMLYRNHGSASSLSSIISDKHIDVKEKLNMDEKSSIAKAASKLLEPNDKIIIASGTTLLAFANEINASEGITVITSSVKVSLSLCYNPNIEIIQLGGIMRKNSVSVIGHYAENILESLSCNKLFLGVDGIDLDYGLTTSDMSEARINQQMIDAAQKIIVLTDSSKFGRRGFCKICDLNKIHHIITDKNAPAHIIEMMREREIEVTLV, from the coding sequence ATGGGAAATATAGCGAAGCGACATAAATATATACTGGAGCAACTTAAAGAAGACGGATATGTAAAAGTTCTGGACTTAAGTGAAAAACTCGGAGTTTCGGAAGTTACGATACGAAAAGATTTAAAGTTTCTCGAAAGCAAAAAGATGTTATATCGTAATCATGGAAGTGCCAGTAGTCTCAGTTCAATTATATCAGACAAACATATAGATGTGAAAGAAAAGCTGAATATGGATGAAAAATCATCGATAGCAAAAGCAGCAAGTAAATTATTGGAGCCAAACGATAAAATTATAATAGCATCGGGAACAACTCTACTCGCTTTCGCAAACGAAATAAATGCCAGCGAAGGTATTACAGTAATCACATCTTCGGTAAAAGTTTCATTAAGCTTATGCTACAACCCGAATATTGAGATCATTCAATTGGGAGGCATTATGAGAAAAAACTCGGTATCAGTGATTGGACACTATGCTGAAAACATACTGGAAAGCCTCTCCTGCAACAAGCTATTCTTGGGGGTAGACGGAATCGACCTAGATTATGGACTAACAACCAGCGACATGAGCGAAGCTAGAATCAATCAGCAAATGATAGATGCCGCACAAAAAATTATTGTACTTACAGACTCGTCAAAGTTTGGCAGAAGAGGGTTTTGTAAAATATGTGATTTAAATAAAATACATCACATCATTACAGACAAAAACGCACCGGCCCATATAATTGAGATGATGAGAGAAAGAGAAATAGAAGTAACCCTTGTCTAA